Proteins from a single region of Bos indicus x Bos taurus breed Angus x Brahman F1 hybrid chromosome 29, Bos_hybrid_MaternalHap_v2.0, whole genome shotgun sequence:
- the KCTD21 gene encoding BTB/POZ domain-containing protein KCTD21 isoform X3 codes for MRRTIFLHPSLPAMSDPITLNVGGKLYTTSLATLTSFPDSMLGAMFSGKMPTKRDSQGNCFIDRDGKVFRYILNFLRTSHLDLPEDFQEMGLLRREADFYQVQPLIEALQEKEVELSKAEKNAMLNITLNQRVQTVHFTVREAPQIYSLSSSSMEVFNANIFSTSCLFLKLLGSKLFYCSNGNLSSITSHLQDPNHLTLDWVANVEGLPEEEYTKQNLKRLWVVPANKQINSFQVFVEEVLKIALSDGFCIDSSHPHAVDFMNNKIIRLIRYR; via the exons ATGAGGAG gACTATTTTCCTGCACCCCAGCCTTCCTGCCATGTCTGACCCCATCACGCTCAATGTCGGGGGGAAGCTCTATACAACCTCACTGGCAACCCTGACCAGCTTCCCTGACTCCATGCTGGGTGCTATGTTCAGCGGGAAGATGCCCACCAAGAGGGACAGCCAGGGCAATTGCTTCATTGACCGTGACGGCAAAGTGTTCCGCTACATCCTCAACTTCCTCCGAACCTCCCACCTGGACTTGCCCGAGGACTTCCAGGAGATGGGCCTGCTGCGCAGGGAGGCCGACTTCTACCAGGTGCAGCCCCTGATTGAGGCCCtgcaggagaaggaggtggagcTGTCCAAGGCCGAGAAGAACGCCATGCTCAACATCACACTGAACCAGCGTGTGCAGACGGTCCATTTCACCGTGCGTGAGGCACCCCAGATCTACAGCCTCTCCTCTTCCAGCATGGAGGTCTTCAATGCCAACATCTTCAGCACCTCTTGCCTCTTCCTCAAGCTCCTCGGCTCCAAGCTCTTCTACTGCTCCAATGGCAACCTCTCCTCCATCACCAGCCACCTGCAAGACCCCAACCACCTGACTCTGGACTGGGTGGCCAATGTGGAGGGCCTGCCAGAGGAGGAGTACACCAAGCAGAACCTCAAGAGGCTCTGGGTGGTGCCAGCCAACAAGCAGATCAACAGCTTCCAGGTCTTTGTGGAGGAGGTGCTCAAGATTGCGCTGAGTGATGGCTTCTGCATCGACTCTTCTCACCCACACGCTGTGGATTTTATGAACAATAAGATTATTCGATTAATACGGTATAGGTAA
- the KCTD21 gene encoding BTB/POZ domain-containing protein KCTD21 isoform X2, producing MVMIVGNLHQMRECFAVQARSGDFPSPALLVDFALLVDSFKDPSVSSELGSTFSVWTIFLHPSLPAMSDPITLNVGGKLYTTSLATLTSFPDSMLGAMFSGKMPTKRDSQGNCFIDRDGKVFRYILNFLRTSHLDLPEDFQEMGLLRREADFYQVQPLIEALQEKEVELSKAEKNAMLNITLNQRVQTVHFTVREAPQIYSLSSSSMEVFNANIFSTSCLFLKLLGSKLFYCSNGNLSSITSHLQDPNHLTLDWVANVEGLPEEEYTKQNLKRLWVVPANKQINSFQVFVEEVLKIALSDGFCIDSSHPHAVDFMNNKIIRLIRYR from the exons ATGGTGATGATTGTTGGAAATCTACACCAGATGAGAGAATGCTTTGCTGTGCAAGCCAGGTCAGGTGacttcccttctccagccctgTTGGTTGACTTTGCCCTGTTGGTTGACTCCTTCAAAGATCCAAGTGTGTCATCTGAGTTGGGAAGCACCTTCTCTGTCTG gACTATTTTCCTGCACCCCAGCCTTCCTGCCATGTCTGACCCCATCACGCTCAATGTCGGGGGGAAGCTCTATACAACCTCACTGGCAACCCTGACCAGCTTCCCTGACTCCATGCTGGGTGCTATGTTCAGCGGGAAGATGCCCACCAAGAGGGACAGCCAGGGCAATTGCTTCATTGACCGTGACGGCAAAGTGTTCCGCTACATCCTCAACTTCCTCCGAACCTCCCACCTGGACTTGCCCGAGGACTTCCAGGAGATGGGCCTGCTGCGCAGGGAGGCCGACTTCTACCAGGTGCAGCCCCTGATTGAGGCCCtgcaggagaaggaggtggagcTGTCCAAGGCCGAGAAGAACGCCATGCTCAACATCACACTGAACCAGCGTGTGCAGACGGTCCATTTCACCGTGCGTGAGGCACCCCAGATCTACAGCCTCTCCTCTTCCAGCATGGAGGTCTTCAATGCCAACATCTTCAGCACCTCTTGCCTCTTCCTCAAGCTCCTCGGCTCCAAGCTCTTCTACTGCTCCAATGGCAACCTCTCCTCCATCACCAGCCACCTGCAAGACCCCAACCACCTGACTCTGGACTGGGTGGCCAATGTGGAGGGCCTGCCAGAGGAGGAGTACACCAAGCAGAACCTCAAGAGGCTCTGGGTGGTGCCAGCCAACAAGCAGATCAACAGCTTCCAGGTCTTTGTGGAGGAGGTGCTCAAGATTGCGCTGAGTGATGGCTTCTGCATCGACTCTTCTCACCCACACGCTGTGGATTTTATGAACAATAAGATTATTCGATTAATACGGTATAGGTAA
- the KCTD21 gene encoding BTB/POZ domain-containing protein KCTD21 isoform X1: protein MSDPITLNVGGKLYTTSLATLTSFPDSMLGAMFSGKMPTKRDSQGNCFIDRDGKVFRYILNFLRTSHLDLPEDFQEMGLLRREADFYQVQPLIEALQEKEVELSKAEKNAMLNITLNQRVQTVHFTVREAPQIYSLSSSSMEVFNANIFSTSCLFLKLLGSKLFYCSNGNLSSITSHLQDPNHLTLDWVANVEGLPEEEYTKQNLKRLWVVPANKQINSFQVFVEEVLKIALSDGFCIDSSHPHAVDFMNNKIIRLIRYR from the coding sequence ATGTCTGACCCCATCACGCTCAATGTCGGGGGGAAGCTCTATACAACCTCACTGGCAACCCTGACCAGCTTCCCTGACTCCATGCTGGGTGCTATGTTCAGCGGGAAGATGCCCACCAAGAGGGACAGCCAGGGCAATTGCTTCATTGACCGTGACGGCAAAGTGTTCCGCTACATCCTCAACTTCCTCCGAACCTCCCACCTGGACTTGCCCGAGGACTTCCAGGAGATGGGCCTGCTGCGCAGGGAGGCCGACTTCTACCAGGTGCAGCCCCTGATTGAGGCCCtgcaggagaaggaggtggagcTGTCCAAGGCCGAGAAGAACGCCATGCTCAACATCACACTGAACCAGCGTGTGCAGACGGTCCATTTCACCGTGCGTGAGGCACCCCAGATCTACAGCCTCTCCTCTTCCAGCATGGAGGTCTTCAATGCCAACATCTTCAGCACCTCTTGCCTCTTCCTCAAGCTCCTCGGCTCCAAGCTCTTCTACTGCTCCAATGGCAACCTCTCCTCCATCACCAGCCACCTGCAAGACCCCAACCACCTGACTCTGGACTGGGTGGCCAATGTGGAGGGCCTGCCAGAGGAGGAGTACACCAAGCAGAACCTCAAGAGGCTCTGGGTGGTGCCAGCCAACAAGCAGATCAACAGCTTCCAGGTCTTTGTGGAGGAGGTGCTCAAGATTGCGCTGAGTGATGGCTTCTGCATCGACTCTTCTCACCCACACGCTGTGGATTTTATGAACAATAAGATTATTCGATTAATACGGTATAGGTAA